The Dyadobacter sandarakinus DNA window TGGTGGCTTCAGCATTAATAGTCCCGAAACAACCAAGCTGTTTCAGGATGCCAAAGAGTTTTTAAGACATACAAAAGACAGTGAGATTGACACTCCTGAAATTCGTAAAGTAAAAGGTCTGGTTAGAAGAGGAGAGGCAAAAGCAACTTGCCGTTTTGTAGGTATTCCTACAAGCCAGGCCCATTTCCTGGATCTGCCATTTTACGAGACAGGTACAGTTCAAAAAAAACCCATTGGAGAAGCTGATATTCAGATCGTGGAAGATCTGATTGAAAAAATTAAGCCGCATCAGATTTATGCTGCCGGCGACTTTGCCGATCCACACGGAACTCACAAGGTATGCTGGGATGCAATTGAGGCTGCGCTTAACAGATCCAAGGAAAAAGACTTCATGAAGGACTGCTGGGTATGGTTATATCGCGGTGCATGGGCAGAGTGGGATATTTACGAAATTGAGATGGCTGTTCCTATGAGCCCGGATCAGGTTCTAAAAAAGCGTCAAGGCATATTCAAACATCAATCTCAAAAGGACGGCGTAGTTTTTCAAGGAGAAGATTCCAGGGAGTTCTGGCAACGTGCAGAAGAAAGAAACAGAGGTACAGCACAGCTTTATGATGATCTTGGCTTGGCGGAGTATGAGGCAATGGAGGCGTTTGTTCGTTGGAAGTTCTGAAAGTAATTATTTTTTGCATAGAAAAAAGTCAGTAGTAATTGGACTGCCCCATAAGTTGGACGGTTTAAGAATTAACGATTAGTGTGATGAGTCCGGTATTGTACCGGGCTCATTCTGTTTAGATTAAGCCTGATCCTGTCGTGGTTGTAATAATGGATGTATTGTTTTATTTCTGTTTTCAACTCCTGCACTGAGCGGTACTGTTTGAGATAAAACAACTCGGACTTGATAGTGCCAAAAAAGTTTTCGATTACAGCATTATCCAGGCAGTTGCCTTTTCTGGACATGCTTTGTGTAATCCCTTTGTCGGCCAGCATACGTTGGTAAGCCTTCATTTGGTATTGCCAACCCTGGTCTGAGTGCAGTATCAGCTCTGTTTCTGGATCTAATTTCCTGAACGCGGCTTTGAGCATATCGGCCACCTGCTTGAAGTTGGGGATTGTGAGAGGTTATAACTAACAATCTCTCCATTAAAAAGGCCTATAATGGGCGATAAATACAGCTTCTGGTCTTTGACCTTGAACTCTATTACATTTGTTGCCCATTTCTGGCCGGGACGCTGGGAGTGAAAAGCCCTTTTCAGAACATTGGGTGCAACCCTGCCCGTCTTTCCTTTGTAAGAACAATACTTCCTGGTGCGTATTAGTGGGCGCAGCCCTGACTGCTTCATCAGCTTCAAAACCGTTTTGTGGTTGATGCAGGTGCCTGTATTTTTCATGGCCAGGGTAATCCTGCGATAGCCCAGCCTGCCTTTGTGCTGGTGGTATATCGTTCTTATCGTTCTGCTCTGACGTTTTGCATCCTCATGCTTGCCGGGCACCGACTTGGTTTGCAGGTGATAGTAGAAGCTGCTCCTGGGGATTTTCAGGATTTGCAACAATAATTCAACCGGGAATTTTGACCTTAGCTCATAAGCAATCACGCTTTTTTCCTTGCGCTGCTTCTTGCTGCTCCTGCTGGGCTAAGGCTTCCAGCTTTTTTAGAATTTCATTCTCCGCACGCAGGTACAAATTCTCCCTTTCAAACTCTTCCAGGCGGGTAAGAGGGCCGTAGGTTCTTTTGAATGTGGTTTTCTTTGTTATTGTGCGGGGCCGGCCAGGAGAATTGTTCAAACCATTTACACCAGACTGCTTGTATTGTCTGACCCAGCTAAACAACGTACTGATACTGAGTATTTTGTATGTAAGGCAGCATTGGCTCAAAGATAGCCCTTTGTCATGATAAGCCTTTACTACCCGCAACTTAAATTCTGTCGTGTACAAACGGCCATATTGAGGAAGAAGACTCGGCACGCTATGAAGTTGATAGTGGCTAACCCACTTTGTATCAGATACCTGGTATGCCAAATTCTTTTGACAAACCATTGAAAGTAGCTCCTTTCAAATACAAGCTGACTAGTGTCAGCCTAAACTCTAGATTGTGTTTTCTGTCTTTACCAATAAAAAATGCCCCCAAGAAGTGTCTAACTTTTTGGGGGGAGTGCAAATTGACCAGGCTTTTTCCTTTATATTAACAAGATATGCTTCCTTGAACTAGGAAGAAAAGTAAAGCTCTTTAATTCCAATTCATAAATAGTAGTACCTAAACATTCCCACATACACCATTCAGGCCACAATCCAGTAGTCTAAAGCGAAAAAAAGACCATCTTTTGAGGGATGGTCTTATGGATAATGATTGTGGCGGCTACCTACTTTACCGGGTTTGATCCAGGTATCATCGGCGGTACGGGGCTTAACTTCTCTGTTCGGGATGGGAAGAGGTGTACACCCGTCCAATAGCCACCAACAAGCTCTTTGAGTTCAATGATTGAATGATTGAATTTCGAATGATTGAATAATGCTTTATTCTCTCATTGGGTCACCGCAGCGGCGGGCCGTTCATTCATTCGGTCATGCTTTTTCATGTCATATTGGAAGTAGAAGAGAAAAAGATAAAGATTAAATGTGCAAGCTGTTGGGTAATTAGTACTGCTCAGCTGAATGTGTTTCTACACTTATACCTGCAGCCTATCAACGTCGTAGTCTACAACGACCCTTATGTGGAAGATTCATCTTCGGGCTAGTTTCGCACTTAGATGCTTTCAGCGCTTATCTATTCCCCACATAGCTACCCGGCCATGCTACTGGCGTAACAACCGGCTCACCAGCGGTGGGTCCAACCCGGTCCTCTCGTACTAAGGTCAGCCCCCGTCAATCTTCCTACGCCCACCACAGATAGGGACCGAACTGTCTCACGACGTTCTGAACCCAGCTCGCGTGCCACTTTAATCGGCGAACAGCCGAACCCTTGGGACCTTCTCCAGCCCCAGGATGTGACGAGCCGACATCGAGGTGCCAAACCTCCCCGTCGATGTGAGCTCTTGGGGGAGATCAGCCTGTTATCCCCGGCGTACCTTTTATCCTTTGAGCGATGGCCCTTCCATACAGAACCACCGGATCACTATACCCTGGTTTCCCACCTGCTCGACCCGTCGGTCTTGCAGTCAAGCCTGCTTGTACTATTGCACTCCACACACGGTTACCAAGCGTGTTGAGCAGACCTTTGGAAGCCTCCGTTACACTTTTGGAGGCGACCACCCCAGTCAAACTACCCACCATGCACGGTTCCTGACACAAGTCAGGTTAGATCCCAGGCCAGCGAAGGGTGGTATTTCAACGTTGGCTCCTGAACGCCTGGCGACGCCCATTCACAGCCTCCCACCTATCCTACACATCCCTGACCCGAAAACAATGCAAAGCTATAGTAAAGGTGCACGGGGTCTTTCCGTCCCGTGGCGGGTAAGCGGCATCTTCACCGCTACTACAATTTCACCGAGCTCACGGCCGAGACAGTGCCCAGATCGTTACACCATTCGTGCAGGTCGGAACTTACCCGACAAGGAATTTCGCTACCTTAGGACCGTTATAGTTACGGCCGCCGTTTACTGGGGCTTCGATTCAATGCTTCCCTTGCGGTGACATCCCCTCTTAACCTTCCAGCACCGGGCAGGTGTCAGGCCCTATACGTCATCTTTCGATTTGGCAGAGCCCTGTGTTTTTGCTAAACAGTCGCCTGGGCCATTTCTCTGCGGCCTCTCTTTGCAGAGGAGGCTCCCCTTCTCCCGAAGTTACAGGGTTAATTTGCCGAGTTCCTTAGCCGTGATTCACTCGAGCACCTTAGAATATTCTTCTCGACTACCTGTGTCGGTTTACGGTACGGGTTGCTATAAGCTGGCGTTTCAGAAGCTTTTCTTGGAAGTATCTTCGCCTGTTCGCTTTGCCCGTAGGCGCCGCTCAACGCACTATTCCGTCAGTACGTACAAGCCATGTTACTCCGTCACTTCTTCACACTTACAGCAAGGGCAGGAATATTAACCTGCTGTCCATCGGTGTTCACCTGTCGGCTATACCTTAGGCCCCGCCTAACCCTCCGTTGATTAGCATAGCGGAGGAATCCTTAGTCTTTCGGTGTGCGGATTTCTCATCCGCATTATCGTTACTTATGCCTACATTTGCTTTTCTCACCAGTCCAGCGCAGCTCACGCCACACCTTCACCCCTGTGAGAATGCTCCCCTACCGATCAGTATAAATACTATCGCATAGCTTCGGTAATATGCTTGATGCCCGTTTATTATCGATGCCCGCCCCGCTCGACCAGTGAGCTGTTACGCACTCTTTAAATGTATAGCTGCTTCCAAGCTAACATCCTGGCTGTCTCTGCAGTCGGACCCCCTTAGTTCAACTTAGCATATATTTTGGGACCTTAGCTGATGCTCTGGGTTGTTCCCCTCTCGGACTGGGACCTTAGCACCCCAGCCCTCACTGCCGTGTATATCATGCCCCATTCGGAGTTTGTCAGAATTTGGTAGGATTTGACTCCCCCTAGTCCTATCAGTAGCTCTACCTGAACATGACTCAACCACAACGCTGTTCCTAAAAACATTTCGGGGAGTACGAGCTATTTCTCAGTTTGATTGGCCTTTCACCCCTACCCTCAGTTCATCCGAAAACTTTTCAACGTTTACCGGTTCGGTCCTCCACGATGTGTTACCAGCGCTTCAACCTGACCAAGGGTAGATCACAAAGTTTCGCGTCTACGGCCACTGACTAATCGCCCTATTCAGACTCGCTTTCGCTTCGGCTCCTGTTCTGCAAACATTAACCTTGCCAGTAACCGTAACTCGTAGGCTCATTATGCAAAAGGCACGCCGTCACCCATTACAGGCTCCGACCGCTTGTAAGCGCATGGTTTCAAGTTCTATTTCACCCCGCTGCTCGCGGTACTTTTCACCTTTCCCTCACGGTACTCGTTCACTATCGGTCTCTCAGGAGTATTTAGCCTTGGCGGATGGTGCCGCCGGATTCAGAGGGGATTCCACCGGTCCCCACTTACTCAGGATACCCACTCAGATAAAGTCACTGCCTGTACGGGATTCTCACCCTCTATGATTGGCCTTCCCAGACCATTCCAGTTCGCTCTTTATCCACTTGATGGGTCCTACAACCCCAGTTTGGCCGTAACCAGACTGGTTTGGGCTGTTCCGCGTTCGCTCGCCACTACTTGCGGAATCACTATTGTTTTCTTCTCCTGCGGGTACTTAGATGTTTCAGTTCCCCGCGTTTGCCCCCCGTAGGGTAATGTAGCTTCACTACACTGGGTTGCCCCATTCGGATATTTACGGATCAATCAGTATGTGCCTGTCCCCGTAACTTTTCGCAGCTTATCACGTCCTTCATCGCCTCTGAGAGCCTAGGTATCCCCCATGCGCCCTTAAGTCGCTTGCACGACCTTATTCTTCTTCTCTTCTACTTTTCCAATATGTCAATGAACTCGTTACTACTTCTAACAGCAGTAATGTGGAGAATAACGGATTCGAACCGTTGACCCCCTGCGTGCAAGGCAGGTGCTCTAGCCAGCTGAGCTAATCCCCCAAAGTTTTCAATACTCAAAAATCAGAAACAATTTTCTGACCGCAATCCTTGTATTCCGTGGGCCTGCGTGGACTCGAACCACGGACCTCGACATTATCAGTGTCGCGCTCTAACCACCTGAGCTACAAGCCCTAATATATGATAAAGATAAACCAAAAGCAGAATCTTTCGTCTCCAGAAAGGAGGTGTTCCAGCCGCACCTTCCGGTACGGCTACCTTGTTACGACTTAGCCCCAGTCGCCGATTTTACCCTAACGGTGTCTTTAACCTACCGCTTCAGGTCTCCCCGACTCCCATGGCTTGACGGGCGGTGTGTACAAGGTCCGGGAACGTATTCACCGCGTCATAGCTGATACGCGATTACTAGCGATTCCAGCTTCATAGAGTCGAGTTGCAGACTCCAATCCGAACTGAGAACGGCTTTTTGGGATTGGCATCACCTCGCAGTGTAGCTACCCTCTGTACCGCCCATTGTAGCACGTGTGTTGCCCTGGACGTAAGGGCCATGATGACTTGACGTCGTCCCCTCCTTCCTCTCTGTTTGCACAGGCAGTCTGGCCAGAGTCCCCACCATTACGTGCTGGCAACTGACCATAGGGGTTGCGCTCGTTGCGGGACTTAACCCAACATCTCACGACACGAGCTGACGACAGCCATGCAGCACCTTCACAACAGCCATTGCTGGAATATCCATTTCTGAATACGTCTATTGTGATTTAGCCCAGGTAAGGTTCCTCGCGTATCATCGAATTAAACCACATGCTCCACCGCTTGTGCGGACCCCCGTCAATTCCTTTGAGTTTCACCGTTGCCGGCGTACTCCCCAGGTGGAGGACTTAACGGTTTCCCTAAGCCGCTGATACCTGCGTACCAACAGCGAGTCCTCATCGTTTACAGCATGGACTACCAGGGTATCTAATCCTGTTTGCTCCCCATGCTTTCGTGCCTCAGTGTCAAACCAATCGTAGCCACCTGCCTTCGCAATCGGTGTTCTGGATGATATCTATGCATTTCACCGCTACACCATCCATTCCGGCAGCCTCCAATTATTTCAAGCCCATCAGTATCAATGGCACCTCAACCGTTAAGCGGCTGTATTTCACCACTGACTTAATAGGCCACCTACGCACCCTTTAAACCCAATAAATCCGGACAACGCTCGCACCCTCCGTATTACCGCGGCTGCTGGCACGGAGTTAGCCGGTGCTTATTCATTCGGTACCGTCACACAAGGACGCATCCTCGCTCTTCTTCCCGAATAAAAGCCGTTTACAACCCTGAGGGCCTTCATCCGGCACGCGGCATGGCTGGGTCAGACTTGCATCCATTGCCCAATATTCCCTACTGCTGCCTCCCGTAGGAGTCGGGCCCGTATCTCAGTGCCCGTGTGGGGGATCAACCTCTCAGCTCCCCTATCGATCGTCGCCTTGGTAGGCCGTTACCCATACCAACTAGCTAATCGAACGCATGCCCATCTACCACCGATAAATCTTTAACAAATAGTACCCATGCGGGACCCCTGTGTTATGCGGTATTAATCCGGGTTTCCCCGGGCTATCCCCCAGTGATAGGTAGGTTGCATACGCGTTACGCACCCGTACGACAGTGACGTTGCCGCCCCTTCGCCTTGCATGTATTAAGCCTGCCGCTAGCGTTCATCCTGAGCCAGGATCAAACTCTCCATTGTAAATTCTATTTAGTGTCTCCTAAAAAACACTTTGTCTTTTCTAAACGAGTATTTCTTACTCTTTTGGTCTATCTCATCATGTCAAAGAACAAGCCAATCACGCTTACAAACCTTTTGTTTGTTTCGCTGTTTGCGATTGGGATTGCAAAGGTAGAAAAAGACTTTTTCAAGTCAATACCTGTGCCGAAAATATTTAGGAATATTTGAAAGTTCTTTTTTCTGTTCAAATATTTATCCTCGAAAGTTCAATTATTCACTCCTTAGAAAAGGGTATTTGTAATCAACAGCCTCAACAAACGTCTCCTTAATAGCTCTCGGAGAAACCCACCTCAACAAATTCAACATGGATCCCGCTTTGTCATTAGTGCCCGAACCTCTTGCTCCCCCGAAAGGTTGCTGACCAACTACCGCACCTGTCGGTTTATCATTAATGTAAAAGTTTCCTGCAGCATTGACCAGGTTTTCGGAAGCATAAAGAATAGCTGCCCTGTCTTTCGAAAAGATTGAACCGGTAAGCGCGTAAGGAGATGTTGAATCTATAACAGGAATGATTTGCTCGAATTCATTTTCATCATATATATAGACGGTCAGTACCGGCCCAAAAATTTCCTCACATAAAGTCACGTAGTCGGCTTGGTGTGCCAGTAATATAGTCGGCTCAATGAAGTAGCCTGAATCCTTACTATATGTTCCACCAGCAACTATTTCAACATCGTTGCTTTCCCTTGCCCTGGCGATGTAGGATGTAATTTTATCAAAAGAACGTTCATCAATCACTGCATTGATAAAATTACCGAAATCCTCCACTCCACCCATCTTCATCTCATCCAAGTCTTTTAACATTAATGAACGTATTTCATCCCACAGGTTGGAAGGAATGTAGGCCCTGGATGCAGCTGAGCACTTTTGTCCCTGGTACTCAAATGCACCTCTTACCAAACCAGTAGCTACCGCCTTAGGATCAGCAGATTTATGCACCAGTACAAAGTCCTTACCTCCTGTCTCCCCGACAATTCTCGGAAAGCTCTTATACTGTGCTATATTCTCACCTATATTCTTCCAGATTTCCTGGAATACTTTGGTACTTCCGGTGAAATGTATACCAGCGAATTCATGGTGAGAAAATATAATTTCGCCCGCTTCCGGGCCGTCAATGAGGATCATATTAATTACGCCATCAGGCAGACCTGCTTTCCTGAACACTTTCATAATCACGTGCGCAGCATACACCTGCGTGAAGGCGGGTTTCC harbors:
- a CDS encoding IS3 family transposase; protein product: MLQILKIPRSSFYYHLQTKSVPGKHEDAKRQSRTIRTIYHQHKGRLGYRRITLAMKNTGTCINHKTVLKLMKQSGLRPLIRTRKYCSYKGKTGRVAPNVLKRAFHSQRPGQKWATNVIEFKVKDQKLYLSPIIGLFNGEIVSYNLSQSPTSSRWPICSKPRSGN
- the pruA gene encoding L-glutamate gamma-semialdehyde dehydrogenase — translated: MSLGIFKAPAPKNETVRSYVPGSPERLELQKALEEARSKVIEIPQYIGSEEIFSGNRQKVTPPHDHQHVLGYFHQGSKEDVNKAIAAALKARKTWAKMPWEHRAAIFLKAADLIAGPYRAEINAATMLGQSKNAYQAEIDSACELIDFLRMNVNYMTEIYHQQPASSDGVWNRMEHRPLEGFVFAITPFNFTAIAGNLAAAPALMGNVVLWKPAFTQVYAAHVIMKVFRKAGLPDGVINMILIDGPEAGEIIFSHHEFAGIHFTGSTKVFQEIWKNIGENIAQYKSFPRIVGETGGKDFVLVHKSADPKAVATGLVRGAFEYQGQKCSAASRAYIPSNLWDEIRSLMLKDLDEMKMGGVEDFGNFINAVIDERSFDKITSYIARARESNDVEIVAGGTYSKDSGYFIEPTILLAHQADYVTLCEEIFGPVLTVYIYDENEFEQIIPVIDSTSPYALTGSIFSKDRAAILYASENLVNAAGNFYINDKPTGAVVGQQPFGGARGSGTNDKAGSMLNLLRWVSPRAIKETFVEAVDYKYPFLRSE
- a CDS encoding helix-turn-helix domain-containing protein, whose translation is MYTTEFKLRVVKAYHDKGLSLSQCCLTYKILSISTLFSWVRQYKQSGVNGLNNSPGRPRTITKKTTFKRTYGPLTRLEEFERENLYLRAENEILKKLEALAQQEQQEAAQGKKRDCL
- a CDS encoding IS3 family transposase is translated as MLKAAFRKLDPETELILHSDQGWQYQMKAYQRMLADKGITQSMSRKGNCLDNAVIENFFGTIKSELFYLKQYRSVQELKTEIKQYIHYYNHDRIRLNLNRMSPVQYRTHHTNR